The window GCCTGCGCGCGGCGGGCGAGGAAACGCGCCTGCGGATCCTGGCATTGCTGGCGGAAGGTGAGCTCTCGGTCTCCGATCTCACCGACATTCTCGGCCAGTCGCAGCCGCGGATCTCGCGCCATCTCAAGCTGATGGCGGAGGCCGGGCTGCTGCGCCGCTCCCGCGAGGGCGCGTTCGCCTTCTTCCGGCTCGACGACGGGACGGCGGGCGGTGCCTTGGCGCTGACGCTCGCCCGCGATCTCGATCCCGCCGACCCTGTCCTGGCGGCCGACCGCGAGCGCCTCACCGCGGTGCGTGCGAGCCGAGCCGCCGCGGCGCAATCCTATTTCGCCAATGTCGCGCGGGAATGGGACCAGCTGCGCTCGCTGCATGTGCCGGATGCAGCCGTCGAAGCGGCTGTCGAGGCCGCGGTCGGCGAGACACCGATGCAGGCGCTGCTCGATCTCGGCACCGGCACCGGGCGCATGCTGGAGCGGCTGGCGCCGAAGGCTGCGCGCGCCGTCGGCGTCGACGCCAGCCACGCCATGCTGGCGGTGGCGCGGGCCAATCTGGAGAAGGCGGGGCTGTCGCGGGTCGAGCTCCGGCAGGGCGACATCTATGCGCTGCCCTTCGCGCGCGGCTCCTTCGACCTGGTGATCGTGCACCAGGTCCTGCATTTCCTCGACGACCCGGCGCGCGCACTGCGCGAGGCGGCGGCGCTGCTTTCGCCCGGCGGGCGGCTGATCCTGGTCGATTTCGCCCCGCACGAGATGGAATTCCTGCGCACCGAGCACGCCCATCGCCGGCTCGGCTTCGAGAAGGACGAGATCGCCGCCTGGTTCGCGGAAGCGGGCCTCGAATGCGATCTCGCCGAGGAGGTCACTGCTCCGGACGGGGCTTGCGGCCAGCTTGGCGTCATGCTCTGGCGCGGGCGCGACCGGCGCCTCCAGGGCGATTTTCCGATTCGTCAGTTCGATCGTGAGGTTGCGTGATGAACGCGTTCCGCCCCAGCCGCCACGGCTCGCGCCGCCCGCGCGTCTCCTTCGAGTTCTTCCCGCCGAAGAACGAGGAGATGGAGGTCAGCCTGTGGGAGAGCGTGCGCCGGCTCGAGCCACTCGGGCCGGCTTTCGTCTCGGTGACCTATGGTGCCGGTGGCTCGACCCGCGAGCGCACGCACAATACCGTCAAGCGCATGGTCGACGAGACCGGCCTGAAGCCGGCGGCGCATCTGACCTGCGTCTCTGCGACCACGGACGAGGTCGACGAGGTCATCCGCGCCTATTGGGCGGCGGGCGTGCGTCATATCGTGGCGCTGCGCGGCGATCCGGCCGGCGGCCTCGGCAGCACCTATGAGCCCCATCCGCAGGGCTATCACCAGACCTCGGACCTCGTCGCGGGCATCCGCAAGGTCGGCGATTTCGAGGTCACGGTTTCGGCTTACCCCGAGAAGCATCCCGAGGCGGCCTCGCTCGATGCTGATATCGATGCCCTGAAGAAGAAGGTTGATGCCGGTGCGACCCGAGCGATCAGCCAGTTCTTCTTCGATAACGACGTCTATTTCCGCTATCTCGACAAGGTTCGCGCTAGGGGTATCGAGATCCCGATCCTGCCGGGCATCGTCCCGGTGCAGAACTTCAAGCAGACGGCGAATTTCGCCCGCAAGACCGGGGCGAGCGTGCCGCAATGGTTGGCCGACCGCTTCGAGGGGTTGGAGGACGACGCTGCGACCCGCCGTCTCGTCGCTGCCGCCGTCTGCGCCGAGCAGGTGCTCGACCTGATCGACCGCGGCGTCTCCGACCTGCACTTCTACACGATGAACAAGGCCGACCTGGTCTATGCGATCTGCCACCTCGTCGGCCTGAAGCCGGAGAAGGCGCAGGCGCAGCAGGTGGCGGCGGAGTAGCCTGATGTCCGACTACAAGCCCACTCCCGTCGACGGCGCCGAGATCGAGCGCGCCCTGCGCCAGGCCGCCTCCGAGCGCATCCTCATCCTCGATGGCGCGATGGGAACGCAGATCCAGGACCTGAAGCTGACCGAGGCGGATTTCCGCGGCGAACGCTTCAAGGGCTGGAACCACGACCTCAAGGGCAATAACGACCTGATCGCGCTGACGCTGCCGGACGCGCTGCGCGACATCCATCTCGCCTATTATCGGGCCGGCGCCGACATCGTCGAGACCAACACCTTCTCCGGCACCTCGATCGCCCAAGCCGATTACGGCATGGAAGCGATCGTCTACGAGCTCAACGTCGCCTGCGCCCGGTTGGCTCGCGAGGCGGCCGAGATCGCGCGCAAGGAGGACGGCCGCCGCCGCTTCGTCGCCGGTGCGATCGGCCCGACCAACCGCACGCTCTCGATCTCGCCCGACGTCAACAATCCCGGCTTCCGCGCCGTCACCTTCGACCAGGTGCGCGAATCCTATGCCGAGCAGGTGCGCGGGCTGATCGACGGCGGCTCCGAGCTGCTGCTGATCGAGACGATCTTCGACACGCTCAACGCCAAGGCCGCGATCGTCGCGATCCAGGAAGTCTTCCGCGAGAAGGCGATGAAGCTGCCGGTGATGATCTCCGGCACGATCACCGACCTCTCCGGCCGCACGCTCTCGGGCCAGACGGTCGAGGCCTTCTGGAACGCGGTGCGCCATGCCGCTCCGCTGACGATCGGTCTCAACTGCGCCCTCGGCGCCCGTGAGATGCGCGCCCATATCAAGGACATGTCGCGCGTCGCCGGCACCCTGGTCTGCGCCTATCCCAATGCCGGCCTGCCCAACGAGTTCGGCCTTTATGACGAGCGGCCGGAAGCGACCGCCAAGATGCTGGCCGAGTTCGCCGATGCCGGCTTCGTCAACATGGTCGGCGGCTGCTGCGGCACGACGCCGGGCCATATCCGCGCCATCGCCGAGGCCGTCGCCGGCAAGGCGCCGCGCTGCGTGCCCGAGCCCAAGCCCTATCTCAGGCTCGCGGGCCTGGAGCCGTTCACGCTCGACGAGACGATTCCGTTTGTGAACGTCGGCGAGCGCACCAACGTCACCGGTTCGGCCAAGTTCCGCAAGCTGGTGACCAATGGCGACTATGCCGCCGCGCTCGACGTGGCGCGCGACCAGGTCGCCAATGGCGCGCAGGTCATCGACATCAACATGGACGAAGGCCTGCTCGATTCCGAGAAGGCGATGACCGAGTTCTGCAACCTGATCGCCTCGGAGCCGGATATCTCCCGCGTGCCGATCATGGTCGACTCGTCGAAGTTCCATGTCATCGAGGCGGGCCTTAAGACGATCCAGGGCAAGCCGATCGTCAATTCGATCTCGATGAAGGAGGGCGAGGAAGCCTTCCTCGAGCATGCCCGCATCTGCCGGCAATACGGCGCCGCGGTGGTGGTCATGGCCTTCGACGAGACCGGCCAGGCCGACACCTATCAGCGCAAGATCGAGATCTGCACCCGCGCCTACAAGCTGCTGACCGAGGTCGCGGGCTTCCCGCCCGAGGACATCATCTTCGATCCGAACATCTTCGCGGTCGCGACCGGCATCGAAGAGCACGACAACTACGGCAACGACTTCATCAACGCGACCCGCACGATCCGCGAGACGCTGCCGCATGCGCATATCTCCGGCGGTGTCTCGAACCTGTCCTTCTCGTTCCGCGGCAATGAGAAGGTCCGCGAGGCGATGCACTCGGTCTTCCTGTACCATTGCATCAAGGTCGGGATGGACATGGGCATCGTGAATGCCGGCCAGCTTGGCAGCTACGATGACCTCGATCCCGAATTGCGCGAGCTCTGCGAGGACGTCGTCCTCAACCGGCGCAAGGATTCGACCGAGCGCCTGCTCGACGCCGCCCCACGCTTCAAGGGCGACGGCTCGACCGTCTCGTCTGGCAAGGATCTGGCCTGGCGCGAGGCCGACGTGCACGAGCGCCTCAAGCACGCGCTGGTCAACGGCATCACCGAGTTCATCGACCGCGATACGGAAGAGGCGAGGGCGCAGGCCGACAAGCCGCTTCACGTCATCGAAGGTCCGCTGATGGCCGGGATGAACGTGGTCGGTGACCTGTTCGGCGCCGGCAAGATGTTCCTGCCGCAGGTGGTGAAGTCGGCCCGCGTGATGAAGCAGGCCGTCGCCTATCTGATGCCTTACATGGAGGAGGAGAAGCGCCTCAACGGCGGCGGCGAGCGCTCGGCGGCCGGCAAGGTGCTGATGGCGACGGTGAAGGGCGATGTCCACGACATCGGCAAGAACATCGTCGGCGTCGTGCTCCAGTGCAATAATTACGAGGTTATCGACCTCGGCGTGATGGTGCCGACGCAGAAGATCCTCGACACGGCGCGCAAGGAGAAGGTCGACATCATCGGCCTCTCCGGGCTGATCACGCCCTCGCTCGACGAGATGGTCACCGTCGCCTCCGAGATGGAGCGCGAGGGCTTCGACATCCCGCTCTTGATCGGTGGTGCGACGACCAGCCGCGTCCATACGGCTGTAAAGATCCACCCGGCCTACAACCAGGGCCAGACGGTCTACGTCACCGACGCCTCGCGCGCCGTCGGCGTCGTCTCCAGCCTGCTGTCGCAGGAGCAGAAGGGTCCTTACGTCGAGGGCATCCAGGCCGAGTACGAGAAGGTCGCCGCCGCGCATCGCCGCTCGGAGGCCGACAAGCAGCGCCTGCCGCTGGCGAAGGCCCGCGCCAACGCCTTCAAACCGGACTGGACCGGCTACCAGCCGCCGAAGCCGA is drawn from Bosea sp. Tri-49 and contains these coding sequences:
- a CDS encoding ArsR/SmtB family transcription factor; the protein is MTRPSHHSLPTLLACLRAAGEETRLRILALLAEGELSVSDLTDILGQSQPRISRHLKLMAEAGLLRRSREGAFAFFRLDDGTAGGALALTLARDLDPADPVLAADRERLTAVRASRAAAAQSYFANVAREWDQLRSLHVPDAAVEAAVEAAVGETPMQALLDLGTGTGRMLERLAPKAARAVGVDASHAMLAVARANLEKAGLSRVELRQGDIYALPFARGSFDLVIVHQVLHFLDDPARALREAAALLSPGGRLILVDFAPHEMEFLRTEHAHRRLGFEKDEIAAWFAEAGLECDLAEEVTAPDGACGQLGVMLWRGRDRRLQGDFPIRQFDREVA
- the metF gene encoding methylenetetrahydrofolate reductase [NAD(P)H] — translated: MNAFRPSRHGSRRPRVSFEFFPPKNEEMEVSLWESVRRLEPLGPAFVSVTYGAGGSTRERTHNTVKRMVDETGLKPAAHLTCVSATTDEVDEVIRAYWAAGVRHIVALRGDPAGGLGSTYEPHPQGYHQTSDLVAGIRKVGDFEVTVSAYPEKHPEAASLDADIDALKKKVDAGATRAISQFFFDNDVYFRYLDKVRARGIEIPILPGIVPVQNFKQTANFARKTGASVPQWLADRFEGLEDDAATRRLVAAAVCAEQVLDLIDRGVSDLHFYTMNKADLVYAICHLVGLKPEKAQAQQVAAE
- the metH gene encoding methionine synthase; its protein translation is MSDYKPTPVDGAEIERALRQAASERILILDGAMGTQIQDLKLTEADFRGERFKGWNHDLKGNNDLIALTLPDALRDIHLAYYRAGADIVETNTFSGTSIAQADYGMEAIVYELNVACARLAREAAEIARKEDGRRRFVAGAIGPTNRTLSISPDVNNPGFRAVTFDQVRESYAEQVRGLIDGGSELLLIETIFDTLNAKAAIVAIQEVFREKAMKLPVMISGTITDLSGRTLSGQTVEAFWNAVRHAAPLTIGLNCALGAREMRAHIKDMSRVAGTLVCAYPNAGLPNEFGLYDERPEATAKMLAEFADAGFVNMVGGCCGTTPGHIRAIAEAVAGKAPRCVPEPKPYLRLAGLEPFTLDETIPFVNVGERTNVTGSAKFRKLVTNGDYAAALDVARDQVANGAQVIDINMDEGLLDSEKAMTEFCNLIASEPDISRVPIMVDSSKFHVIEAGLKTIQGKPIVNSISMKEGEEAFLEHARICRQYGAAVVVMAFDETGQADTYQRKIEICTRAYKLLTEVAGFPPEDIIFDPNIFAVATGIEEHDNYGNDFINATRTIRETLPHAHISGGVSNLSFSFRGNEKVREAMHSVFLYHCIKVGMDMGIVNAGQLGSYDDLDPELRELCEDVVLNRRKDSTERLLDAAPRFKGDGSTVSSGKDLAWREADVHERLKHALVNGITEFIDRDTEEARAQADKPLHVIEGPLMAGMNVVGDLFGAGKMFLPQVVKSARVMKQAVAYLMPYMEEEKRLNGGGERSAAGKVLMATVKGDVHDIGKNIVGVVLQCNNYEVIDLGVMVPTQKILDTARKEKVDIIGLSGLITPSLDEMVTVASEMEREGFDIPLLIGGATTSRVHTAVKIHPAYNQGQTVYVTDASRAVGVVSSLLSQEQKGPYVEGIQAEYEKVAAAHRRSEADKQRLPLAKARANAFKPDWTGYQPPKPTFLGTRVFRTYDLAELVPLIDWTPFFQTWELKGRYPAILEDEKQGEAARALWDDAQAMLKRVVEERWFNPKAVVGFWPANAVGDDIRLYTGESRQETLATFHGLRQQLSKRDGKPNMCISDFIAPEGIERPDYVGAFVVTSGAEEERISEKFARDNDDYRSIMVKALADRIAEAFAERMHQRVRTEFWAYAPDEAYSNEDLIREEYQGIRPAPGYPAQPDHTEKATLFELLQAERRVGVKLTESYAMWPGSSVSGLYLSHPDAYYFGVAKVERDQAEDYAVRKGMDIREVERWLSPILNYEPSAYAEAAE